From the Acidilutibacter cellobiosedens genome, one window contains:
- a CDS encoding MFS transporter — MKNKNFLFFALSQGISSFGDIFFDTSILLLVYDSTRSVLQSAMVGVAWHISSMILSPIAGALSDSYDRKRILMFSNFIGFIVTFCVALFYLINEKLSLSVALSAIVLSNIAQTFIRPASKSILPDISGEENIAGATGTLRYITDIFNFIGTLSVGFVIEFFGGFTAIIIDSITFFIASVIIVFINIPQRSISIDINKNDNLLGKIRDGWGVLSSNVLLKRIVVAAILINVVSFIGPLLPAFIDEKFSGGSIDYSVIETVSLIAGILVGSTASTLTEHIQSKKLISYGWIGMGLSILGTSIFKGRFIIYVMFFLQSLFVTVSAVNLDIFMLREVEQKFRGRIIGIVSSLSVISIPLSTLIAGIVGDRVPVMYIFMFAGIYATVIGILCFITVKKVNVPPEIEH, encoded by the coding sequence ATGAAAAACAAAAATTTTTTATTTTTTGCACTATCCCAAGGAATATCAAGCTTCGGAGATATATTTTTTGATACTTCTATTCTCCTGCTTGTATATGATTCTACCAGGTCGGTTTTGCAGAGTGCTATGGTGGGAGTTGCATGGCATATTTCATCTATGATACTTTCACCTATTGCGGGGGCGTTATCCGACAGCTATGATAGAAAAAGGATTTTAATGTTTTCTAATTTTATCGGATTTATTGTTACCTTCTGTGTTGCTTTATTTTATTTGATTAATGAAAAATTATCGCTGTCTGTAGCGTTGTCGGCAATCGTGTTATCCAATATAGCCCAGACTTTTATAAGACCTGCGAGCAAATCCATTTTACCTGACATTTCGGGGGAAGAAAATATCGCAGGTGCAACGGGGACATTAAGATATATAACAGATATATTTAATTTTATCGGAACCTTGTCGGTGGGATTTGTTATTGAATTTTTCGGCGGATTTACAGCTATAATTATTGATAGTATAACGTTTTTTATAGCCAGCGTGATTATTGTATTTATCAATATCCCTCAGAGATCTATTTCCATTGATATTAATAAAAATGATAATTTATTAGGAAAAATTCGTGATGGCTGGGGAGTACTTAGTAGCAATGTTTTATTGAAAAGAATAGTTGTTGCTGCGATTCTAATAAATGTCGTATCCTTTATAGGACCATTATTACCTGCTTTTATTGATGAAAAATTTAGCGGAGGGTCAATTGACTACAGCGTTATTGAGACTGTAAGTTTAATTGCCGGCATATTAGTCGGTTCCACGGCTTCTACTTTAACCGAGCATATTCAGAGCAAAAAACTTATCTCCTATGGATGGATTGGAATGGGGCTGTCTATTTTGGGGACATCAATATTTAAGGGAAGGTTTATAATATATGTCATGTTTTTCCTTCAATCGTTGTTTGTCACTGTTTCAGCGGTCAATCTTGATATTTTTATGCTCAGAGAGGTGGAGCAGAAATTCAGAGGCAGGATAATAGGGATTGTTTCCAGTTTAAGTGTTATTTCAATTCCTCTTAGCACGCTTATAGCCGGTATAGTAGGAGACAGAGTACCCGTAATGTATATATTTATGTTTGCAGGAATATATGCAACTGTTATCGGAATTTTATGCTTTATTACGGTAAAAAAAGTTAATGTTCCTCCTGAAATCGAGCATTAA
- the istA gene encoding IS21 family transposase — protein MAQIYDIRKLYFEEGKNISQISRETGYDRKTIREYINKNDWNKPVPAVKTNMEFSKLDPYKSIITQWLENDKKAKKKQRHTATRVYNRLKEEIEGFDCSYRTVAAFVTLKKKEIFHTEKEGYLPLEHPAGEAQVDFGDAQFYENGVLHDGKYLNVSFPYSNQGYLQLFYGENIECLLEGLKAIFEYIGGVPTRLWFDNTKTIVTKILKEGSRNLTEKFMRFREHYGFDTVFCNPEAGHEKGNVESKVGYHRRNMLVPIPRFQELRKYNEELLVKCNEDGNREHYRKSDFISKLFEEDKKNFLPLPATEFDTAGYHIVHTNGYGRFYLNNGLHEYSVSPKYANTRVVIKVTSSYVIPMDENQNEIVRHKRLYGDHKQQSMKWLPYLRQLAKRPGALKYSGIYNIMPEDMKKYLDKCKRSERGKILSVIASLTEKNGFENAAQTVTQVLCYDAVDVDSLISMHRHLCSEIRELPPMKTESRIPRLKPTKTDLSKYDKALKKWGKRTC, from the coding sequence ATGGCACAAATATATGATATCAGAAAACTTTACTTTGAGGAAGGGAAAAATATATCTCAAATATCCCGTGAAACCGGTTATGACAGAAAAACAATAAGGGAGTATATTAATAAAAATGATTGGAACAAGCCTGTTCCTGCAGTTAAAACAAATATGGAATTTTCTAAACTTGATCCTTACAAGTCAATTATTACCCAATGGCTGGAGAATGATAAGAAAGCAAAAAAGAAACAACGTCATACAGCCACCAGGGTCTATAACAGACTGAAAGAAGAAATCGAAGGTTTTGACTGTTCTTACCGGACAGTAGCGGCTTTTGTAACATTAAAGAAAAAGGAAATTTTTCATACCGAAAAAGAAGGATATTTGCCGTTGGAGCACCCTGCGGGTGAAGCACAGGTTGATTTCGGGGATGCACAGTTTTATGAAAATGGCGTACTTCATGACGGAAAATATCTGAATGTATCTTTCCCATACAGTAATCAGGGATATCTTCAGTTATTCTATGGAGAAAATATTGAATGTTTGTTGGAAGGATTGAAAGCAATATTCGAATATATAGGAGGTGTTCCAACCCGGTTATGGTTTGACAATACGAAGACGATTGTAACCAAAATACTGAAAGAAGGAAGCCGTAACCTGACTGAAAAATTCATGAGATTTCGGGAACATTACGGTTTTGATACTGTATTCTGTAATCCTGAGGCAGGGCATGAAAAGGGGAATGTTGAATCAAAAGTAGGATACCACAGGAGAAATATGTTAGTCCCCATTCCGAGATTTCAGGAATTAAGGAAATATAACGAGGAATTACTTGTCAAATGTAATGAAGACGGAAACAGGGAGCATTACAGAAAATCAGATTTTATCAGTAAATTGTTTGAAGAAGATAAAAAGAATTTTTTACCGCTGCCTGCAACAGAGTTTGATACAGCAGGATATCATATAGTACATACAAACGGATATGGGCGATTTTATTTAAACAATGGATTACATGAATATTCCGTTTCACCAAAATACGCAAATACCCGTGTTGTAATCAAAGTCACATCTTCATATGTGATACCTATGGATGAAAATCAAAACGAAATTGTTCGGCACAAAAGATTATACGGAGATCATAAACAGCAAAGCATGAAGTGGCTTCCCTATCTGAGGCAACTTGCTAAACGGCCTGGGGCATTAAAATACAGCGGTATCTATAACATTATGCCGGAAGATATGAAGAAATACCTGGATAAATGTAAAAGAAGCGAGAGAGGGAAGATACTATCCGTAATAGCTTCATTAACAGAGAAAAATGGTTTTGAGAATGCAGCACAAACAGTAACCCAAGTACTATGTTATGATGCAGTGGATGTAGACAGCCTGATAAGCATGCACAGGCATTTATGCAGTGAGATAAGGGAATTACCTCCGATGAAAACAGAAAGCAGAATACCCCGACTGAAACCTACGAAAACAGATTTATCAAAGTATGATAAGGCATTGAAAAAATGGGGTAAAAGGACATGTTAG
- a CDS encoding ABC transporter ATP-binding protein, with translation MLKISNISKEFGKNNKKVQALNHINLQVDKGEIVCILGHNGAGKTTLIKCISGLIIPTSGEITIDSESVIKNSNIPKNKVGAVLEGSRNIYYYLTPRENLKYFGLLNNLSKREIEERTEYYLNLFDLKNRENDMVKQFSRGMQQKVAIMVALMKEPDILLLDEPTLGLDIISSSIVKNIIKELSEKSNKTIMITTHDVRLIENLDSRVVFMKEGRLVKDDYLSNLKNIIGQEDTYELVITEQSFKRQMNELIETDYQVIDNRENLIIINTTSKKWIAQNIDSLDIININKKEYDFEAIYRRILEEGAINEKP, from the coding sequence ATGCTAAAGATATCTAATATTTCAAAAGAATTTGGTAAAAACAATAAAAAAGTACAAGCTCTAAATCATATCAATTTACAAGTAGATAAAGGAGAGATTGTTTGTATTTTAGGTCATAATGGAGCCGGGAAAACTACATTAATAAAGTGTATTAGTGGATTGATAATACCTACTAGTGGGGAAATAACTATAGATTCTGAAAGTGTTATAAAAAATTCTAATATTCCTAAAAATAAAGTAGGTGCTGTTTTGGAAGGATCAAGAAATATTTACTATTATCTTACGCCTAGGGAAAACCTGAAATATTTTGGGTTGCTTAACAATTTATCTAAAAGAGAAATAGAAGAAAGAACTGAATATTATTTAAACCTATTTGATTTAAAAAACAGAGAAAATGATATGGTTAAACAATTCTCACGAGGGATGCAACAGAAAGTGGCAATTATGGTTGCTCTTATGAAAGAACCTGATATATTACTTCTGGATGAACCTACATTGGGATTAGATATAATATCTTCAAGCATTGTTAAAAACATTATCAAAGAATTATCAGAAAAATCCAACAAGACTATAATGATAACAACACATGATGTGCGTTTGATTGAAAATTTAGATAGCAGAGTAGTATTTATGAAAGAAGGTAGGTTAGTTAAAGATGATTATTTAAGTAATTTAAAAAATATTATAGGACAAGAAGATACTTATGAGTTAGTTATTACAGAGCAGAGTTTTAAAAGGCAAATGAACGAATTAATTGAAACTGATTACCAAGTAATAGATAATAGGGAAAATCTGATAATAATAAATACAACTAGCAAGAAGTGGATAGCTCAAAATATAGACAGTTTAGATATTATTAATATAAATAAAAAGGAATATGATTTTGAAGCTATTTATAGAAGAATCTTAGAAGAAGGTGCTATAAATGAGAAACCTTAA
- a CDS encoding ABC transporter permease yields MKKLFYLFKVSIEKSVIDLVRYRFNTISEIISFYIPFIMMFYIIRMFGISMDVSPIKLGGTLEGFVIGYFLWVVMVMAYADTANNIINDANRGTLEQISMSNLGLHNVLIVRSITNLIVNLLVCFIILFTIMATTNYWLDIKVGQLLILIFIGIFSILGIALIFGGLALIFKKIQSFLNMVQYFLIALVIQGPNSFSLLISALLPFRLSIESVYRIVLGGESITDFSLGDFGIMIGNSAAYFFVGLLVFKLCSKIARKNGLLGQY; encoded by the coding sequence ATGAAAAAGTTATTTTATTTATTTAAGGTATCTATTGAAAAATCTGTTATTGACTTAGTCAGATATAGATTTAATACCATTTCGGAAATTATCAGTTTTTATATTCCGTTTATCATGATGTTTTATATAATAAGGATGTTTGGCATCAGTATGGATGTAAGTCCTATAAAGTTAGGAGGAACATTGGAAGGTTTTGTAATAGGATATTTTTTGTGGGTTGTAATGGTGATGGCTTATGCAGATACTGCCAATAATATAATAAATGATGCTAACCGAGGCACTTTAGAACAAATAAGCATGTCAAATTTAGGGTTACATAATGTGCTAATTGTAAGAAGCATAACAAATTTGATAGTAAACCTGTTGGTTTGCTTTATAATATTGTTTACAATAATGGCAACTACAAATTATTGGCTTGACATAAAAGTAGGACAACTTTTAATTTTGATATTTATAGGGATTTTCAGTATTTTAGGAATTGCTTTGATATTTGGAGGATTAGCTTTAATATTTAAAAAGATTCAATCATTTTTAAATATGGTTCAATACTTTTTAATAGCGCTGGTTATTCAAGGACCAAATTCCTTTAGTTTATTAATATCGGCATTGCTTCCTTTTAGATTATCTATTGAGAGTGTATATAGGATAGTATTGGGAGGGGAATCCATTACGGATTTTTCTTTAGGCGATTTTGGAATTATGATAGGGAATTCGGCCGCTTATTTTTTTGTAGGATTGTTGGTTTTTAAACTATGCAGCAAAATTGCAAGAAAGAACGGCTTATTAGGGCAATATTAG
- a CDS encoding ABC transporter permease, which produces MGDLKAYWFNYLFGNLNVFFLFLGIFYAFQKSNGTAIDTFNLLIGLMIWYYGVHAIDLIAIIIEEEAEEGTLEQIFVTRSSFIKVLFNRIMSQIIFDTIKGVFVFVLCVITFKIPFSFIKSINWLWTLIIFFLTLSGLYGIGYAVAGLSIIYKKTTAVAGTCSNLLLFFTGIIIDLDKLPKAFIYLSKVLPLHWGMNTLNDLIRNDFQLFKIVRSSNFIYLIISCLFWILFGVFIFKICEEKARIKGTLNQY; this is translated from the coding sequence ATGGGAGACTTAAAAGCCTATTGGTTTAATTATTTATTTGGCAATTTAAATGTATTTTTTCTTTTTCTTGGAATATTTTATGCGTTTCAAAAAAGTAATGGAACTGCAATAGATACTTTTAATTTATTGATTGGACTTATGATATGGTATTACGGAGTTCATGCCATTGATTTAATAGCTATAATAATTGAGGAAGAAGCAGAAGAGGGTACATTAGAACAGATTTTTGTTACAAGAAGCAGTTTCATAAAAGTGTTATTTAATAGAATAATGTCTCAGATTATATTTGATACGATAAAAGGTGTTTTTGTATTTGTATTATGTGTTATTACATTTAAAATTCCCTTCAGCTTTATCAAATCGATAAATTGGTTATGGACATTAATAATCTTTTTTTTAACGTTATCAGGTTTATATGGTATAGGCTATGCAGTTGCTGGGTTATCTATAATTTATAAGAAAACTACGGCAGTTGCAGGAACATGTTCAAATTTGTTATTATTTTTTACTGGCATAATAATTGATCTTGATAAATTACCTAAGGCATTTATATATCTTTCGAAAGTTTTACCATTGCATTGGGGGATGAACACTTTAAATGATTTAATTAGAAATGATTTTCAGTTATTTAAAATTGTTAGGAGTTCAAATTTTATTTACTTAATTATAAGTTGTTTATTTTGGATACTATTTGGTGTGTTTATATTTAAAATATGTGAGGAGAAGGCTCGGATAAAAGGCACATTAAATCAATATTAA
- the abc-f gene encoding ribosomal protection-like ABC-F family protein translates to MLLEIKNVSKSIGDRELLKDISFKLYKNDKVGLIGKNGIGKTTLLKIITSQTEKDSGSVKINGRWGYLPQNLFLRNDKNFECVNQIVNKSESYGKFLELLKKFELNGAENRPIETLSGGEKTKLYIIKLLLQNPDILIMDEPTNHLDYETIQWLENFIKNFKGAVFIVTHDRYFLNNTVSQIFELENKTIKEYSGNYTFYYNQKKEETERIKLEYHQYINKRKELEKAARKHMEKSKRYNNMSQNDFQRHKSAKVAKRSKAIISRIKNMEEKEKPFVPKNVNIKFKRDEEKTGDILIKGRKLSKSYDKVLFKDISFDLYKNKKVAIIGKNGVGKSTFLKGIIGKIKIDGEIYISPSAKIGYFSQELENLDMDMTVLDNLKRISFDESSIRNILGSLLFKGDDIYKKLWDLSYGEKVKVSFAEILLEKTNVLILDEPTNFLDIPTKEIIEDALSEYDGAILFVSHDRYFINKMAQEIWEISNEGFTKYEGGYNYYIDKKSWLNTSNSDINKKEELFKLEMELSYISFKISSCKEEKKTELERKYFDVVKKMKDIKEDLNK, encoded by the coding sequence ATGTTATTGGAGATAAAAAACGTATCAAAGTCCATTGGGGACAGAGAATTGTTAAAGGATATTTCCTTTAAATTATATAAAAATGACAAGGTTGGATTGATAGGAAAAAACGGGATTGGCAAGACTACACTTTTAAAAATAATTACTTCTCAAACAGAAAAGGATTCGGGAAGTGTTAAAATTAACGGAAGATGGGGATATCTGCCTCAGAATCTTTTTTTACGTAACGATAAAAATTTTGAATGTGTTAATCAGATTGTCAATAAAAGTGAAAGCTATGGAAAGTTTCTTGAATTGCTTAAAAAATTTGAATTGAATGGTGCTGAAAATCGTCCTATAGAAACTTTGAGCGGAGGAGAAAAAACTAAGTTATATATTATAAAGCTTCTTCTTCAGAACCCCGACATACTTATAATGGATGAACCTACAAACCATTTGGATTATGAAACAATTCAATGGCTTGAAAATTTTATCAAAAACTTCAAAGGGGCAGTTTTCATAGTGACTCATGATAGGTATTTCCTCAATAATACCGTTTCACAAATATTTGAATTAGAAAATAAAACAATAAAAGAATATAGTGGAAATTATACTTTCTATTATAATCAAAAAAAAGAGGAAACAGAGAGAATAAAACTTGAATATCATCAATATATAAATAAAAGAAAAGAGTTGGAGAAAGCGGCAAGGAAACATATGGAAAAATCCAAGAGATACAATAATATGTCCCAAAATGATTTCCAAAGGCATAAGTCTGCTAAGGTTGCTAAAAGATCAAAAGCTATAATATCAAGAATTAAAAATATGGAGGAAAAAGAAAAGCCTTTCGTACCTAAAAATGTTAATATAAAGTTCAAAAGGGATGAAGAAAAAACCGGAGATATTTTAATTAAAGGGAGAAAGTTGTCAAAATCCTACGATAAGGTACTGTTTAAAGATATAAGCTTTGATTTGTATAAGAATAAAAAAGTAGCTATTATAGGGAAAAACGGAGTGGGAAAGAGTACTTTTCTTAAAGGAATAATAGGAAAAATAAAAATTGATGGGGAAATTTATATATCCCCGTCGGCAAAGATAGGATATTTTTCTCAGGAACTTGAAAATTTGGATATGGACATGACAGTATTAGATAATTTGAAGAGGATTTCCTTTGACGAAAGTTCAATAAGAAATATTTTGGGGAGCTTACTTTTTAAAGGAGACGATATCTATAAGAAACTTTGGGATTTGAGTTACGGAGAAAAAGTTAAAGTTTCCTTTGCCGAAATACTTCTTGAGAAAACCAATGTTCTTATTCTCGACGAACCTACAAATTTTCTTGACATTCCTACAAAGGAAATAATAGAAGATGCCCTTTCGGAATATGACGGAGCAATATTATTTGTTTCTCATGACAGATATTTTATAAACAAAATGGCTCAGGAAATATGGGAAATAAGCAATGAAGGATTTACTAAATATGAGGGAGGATATAATTACTATATTGATAAAAAAAGCTGGCTGAATACCAGTAATAGTGATATTAATAAAAAAGAAGAACTTTTCAAACTGGAAATGGAACTTTCTTATATTTCTTTTAAAATCAGCAGTTGTAAAGAAGAGAAAAAGACTGAACTGGAAAGAAAATATTTTGATGTTGTAAAAAAGATGAAAGACATTAAAGAAGATTTAAATAAATGA
- a CDS encoding ABC transporter ATP-binding protein, translated as MKAIEVNNLVKRYGEVFAVNNVSFSVEKGSICAILGPNGSGKTTTIKSICNLIIPDEGEIKVYGKDNKKTMDKMAALFEGNRNLYWRLTPTENLRYFAGIRGLGGKEINEKIDELLTRFNLENKKNVVVNNLSKGMQQKVAIAMTLICNTDIILLDEPTLGLDVRSCMDIERELRTIAREMEKTVLLSTHDMKLVQNVCDDVVILDKGKIVADGTVENLLRMFRGMTYEFVLLNPMSEEIKDYLLGLNYNFYFTKDDTVLETEISDSKEIYSIIDTLRAKNILVKEIKQKDVNFERVYLNFTGGEGN; from the coding sequence TTGAAAGCAATAGAAGTTAATAATTTAGTGAAAAGGTATGGAGAAGTTTTTGCCGTAAATAATGTTTCATTTTCTGTAGAAAAGGGAAGTATATGTGCAATACTTGGACCTAACGGTTCAGGCAAGACTACTACTATTAAAAGTATATGCAATTTAATAATTCCGGATGAAGGTGAAATAAAAGTATATGGAAAAGATAATAAAAAAACTATGGATAAAATGGCAGCATTGTTTGAGGGGAACAGAAATCTTTATTGGAGATTGACTCCGACAGAAAATTTAAGATATTTTGCGGGCATAAGGGGTCTGGGAGGGAAGGAAATAAATGAAAAAATAGATGAGTTATTGACAAGATTTAATTTAGAGAATAAGAAAAATGTTGTTGTCAATAACTTATCTAAGGGTATGCAGCAAAAGGTTGCTATAGCTATGACACTGATTTGTAATACGGATATTATTCTTTTAGACGAGCCAACCCTTGGATTGGACGTTCGAAGCTGTATGGATATAGAAAGAGAATTAAGAACTATAGCTCGAGAAATGGAGAAAACTGTGCTTTTAAGTACCCATGATATGAAATTGGTTCAGAATGTATGCGATGATGTTGTTATATTGGACAAGGGCAAAATAGTGGCGGATGGTACGGTAGAAAACCTTTTGCGTATGTTTAGAGGTATGACTTACGAATTTGTTTTATTAAATCCTATGTCTGAAGAAATAAAAGATTATTTATTGGGCTTAAATTATAATTTTTATTTTACGAAGGATGATACCGTATTAGAAACGGAAATATCCGATTCTAAGGAAATATATAGTATTATAGACACCTTAAGGGCTAAGAACATATTAGTGAAGGAAATAAAGCAGAAAGATGTAAATTTTGAAAGAGTATATTTGAATTTTACCGGCGGGGAGGGAAATTAA
- a CDS encoding NUDIX hydrolase, whose product MELWDIYDEKGKSTGKKVSKGSIFSKKEYHLAMEAWIINPDNHILIQKRSENCEVLPGIWALTTGRMISGESSLEGCIREIHEELGIAVDKKDCSFIRRIFRNNSNLIWDLYLVRIDMSTENFVLQKDEVDEVKWVTSAEFKQMLKSGILFEYPEIYEVFSYVCQIN is encoded by the coding sequence ATGGAACTTTGGGATATTTACGATGAAAAAGGAAAATCAACGGGTAAAAAGGTATCAAAGGGAAGTATCTTTTCAAAGAAGGAGTACCATTTAGCTATGGAGGCATGGATCATTAATCCGGACAATCATATATTGATACAGAAACGAAGTGAAAACTGTGAAGTACTGCCGGGCATATGGGCTTTAACTACCGGTAGAATGATTTCAGGAGAAAGTTCTCTTGAAGGATGTATTCGTGAAATACATGAAGAGTTGGGAATTGCCGTAGATAAAAAGGACTGCAGTTTTATACGCAGAATATTTAGAAATAATTCGAATTTAATATGGGATTTATATCTTGTCAGAATAGATATGAGTACTGAAAATTTTGTACTTCAGAAAGATGAAGTAGATGAGGTAAAATGGGTTACTTCCGCTGAATTTAAGCAAATGTTGAAAAGCGGGATTTTGTTTGAATATCCCGAGATATATGAAGTGTTTTCATATGTGTGTCAAATAAATTGA
- a CDS encoding ABC transporter permease yields the protein MNKFGNAIKAEFVNLFGDFKSYYLNYIFYNINMYLLFLGLFYGMEKQSKESIEILYFLIGLILWWYTTTAIQSVSIIIQDEARQGTLEQIFMTKSKVGQITLCKLIANYLFETLQIIFVILLCTLSFGLADLFKLNISYINLLINILMTLVGLCGIGYAVAGLSIIYKKAQAVARATSNVILFFSGLILPITAVPNIFRYIAKAFPFYWSMESINQSIYNSKTILDLFNRSFGMLTLVSLIWVGVGILTFNHSIKIVKVKGSISHY from the coding sequence ATGAATAAATTTGGCAATGCTATCAAGGCGGAGTTTGTGAATTTATTTGGCGATTTTAAATCATATTATTTAAACTATATATTTTATAATATAAATATGTATCTTTTATTTTTAGGATTATTTTATGGAATGGAAAAGCAATCAAAAGAAAGCATTGAAATACTTTATTTCTTAATAGGATTAATATTGTGGTGGTATACGACTACCGCCATTCAATCTGTATCAATAATAATACAAGACGAAGCAAGACAAGGAACTCTTGAACAAATATTTATGACTAAATCTAAGGTAGGACAAATTACTTTATGCAAATTAATAGCTAACTACTTATTTGAAACATTACAAATAATCTTTGTAATTCTACTATGTACGCTTTCTTTTGGATTAGCAGATTTATTTAAATTAAATATAAGTTATATTAATTTATTAATCAATATTCTAATGACGCTTGTGGGGCTATGTGGAATAGGCTATGCTGTAGCAGGTTTATCTATAATATATAAAAAAGCACAAGCAGTAGCAAGAGCAACATCGAATGTAATTTTATTTTTTTCTGGTCTAATCTTACCCATAACAGCAGTTCCTAATATATTTAGATATATAGCTAAAGCATTTCCCTTCTATTGGTCAATGGAATCTATTAATCAATCTATATATAATTCAAAAACTATTTTAGATTTATTTAATAGATCTTTTGGTATGTTAACATTAGTTTCTTTAATATGGGTAGGTGTAGGAATTTTAACTTTTAATCATTCAATTAAAATAGTAAAGGTTAAGGGGAGTATATCTCATTACTAA
- the istB gene encoding IS21-like element helper ATPase IstB: MLDKEIRECCKRLRLSQNLAEQAQTTEGENHQEFLLKLLQEEIEHRKTARIDKLISKAGFYSIKTFNGFKFDEISLPPGVTPEYLKELKFCESKTNIIMYGNVGTGKTHLSIALGVEACKKGMETRFYRTAALVNRLSEAKKEGTLSSFMKKIMKAELIICDEWGYVPLDVTGARLLFELISECYEQRTLIINTNIEFSRWINVFYDKDMTAAILDRVLHHCHLLLFPGESNRMRESSISA; encoded by the coding sequence ATGTTAGATAAAGAAATCAGAGAATGCTGTAAACGTCTCAGATTAAGTCAAAACCTGGCAGAACAGGCACAGACAACGGAAGGGGAAAATCATCAGGAATTTTTACTTAAACTACTGCAGGAAGAAATAGAACACAGAAAAACAGCAAGAATAGATAAACTAATAAGCAAGGCAGGATTCTATAGTATAAAAACATTTAACGGATTCAAGTTTGATGAAATAAGCCTGCCTCCAGGTGTTACACCGGAGTATTTAAAGGAGTTAAAGTTTTGTGAAAGCAAAACAAATATCATAATGTACGGAAATGTAGGTACAGGGAAAACTCACTTATCCATAGCATTAGGAGTAGAAGCTTGTAAAAAAGGGATGGAAACCCGTTTTTACCGTACGGCAGCATTAGTTAACAGACTGTCGGAAGCAAAGAAAGAAGGAACCTTAAGCAGTTTTATGAAAAAGATTATGAAAGCGGAACTGATTATATGTGATGAATGGGGATATGTACCCCTTGATGTAACAGGAGCCCGGCTGTTGTTTGAACTTATATCCGAATGCTATGAACAAAGAACACTGATTATAAACACTAATATTGAATTTTCAAGATGGATAAATGTTTTTTATGATAAAGATATGACAGCCGCAATACTGGATAGAGTTTTACACCACTGTCACCTGCTGCTTTTCCCCGGGGAGAGCAACAGGATGAGAGAATCAAGTATTTCGGCTTAG
- a CDS encoding GNAT family N-acetyltransferase, producing the protein MENINDILNYLQKDLVKNINMINFMNDYPVSYIEKVGNSVIAKGRSDRNWVYISSDSKEELEAVKEKLKIDDKCFAIIEDWMIPILTKGSKIKWELSTMRFFVPKDILLPDIKHATSDLKTDDADFIYQNSDYKEYISVEYVKDRIKKGLSSGIHSSGKLAAWCITQDDGAVGFLHVLPEYRKKGYGKSVTLDVIKKIRNEGKLPFAHIEQENENSIKLAKSLGFKEDRSVNWFEIE; encoded by the coding sequence ATGGAAAATATAAATGATATTTTGAATTATTTACAAAAGGATTTAGTTAAAAATATAAATATGATAAATTTTATGAATGATTACCCTGTTTCTTATATTGAAAAAGTAGGGAATTCCGTTATTGCTAAGGGAAGAAGCGATAGAAACTGGGTTTATATAAGTTCCGATTCAAAGGAAGAATTGGAAGCCGTAAAAGAAAAATTAAAGATTGATGATAAATGCTTTGCAATAATAGAGGATTGGATGATTCCTATTTTAACTAAAGGAAGTAAAATCAAATGGGAATTATCTACTATGAGATTTTTTGTTCCGAAAGATATATTATTGCCGGATATTAAACATGCTACATCCGATTTAAAAACAGATGATGCGGATTTTATTTATCAAAATTCCGATTACAAGGAATACATATCAGTTGAATATGTTAAGGATAGAATTAAAAAAGGATTAAGCTCGGGGATACACAGTTCCGGGAAGTTAGCAGCTTGGTGTATAACTCAGGATGACGGTGCGGTAGGCTTTTTACATGTTCTTCCCGAATACAGAAAAAAAGGTTATGGAAAATCTGTAACTTTGGATGTTATCAAGAAAATAAGGAATGAAGGTAAATTACCCTTTGCCCATATTGAACAGGAAAACGAAAATTCTATAAAGCTTGCCAAGTCCTTAGGATTTAAAGAGGACAGGTCTGTAAATTGGTTTGAAATAGAATGA